Proteins encoded together in one Chitinophaga sp. LS1 window:
- a CDS encoding trypsin-like peptidase domain-containing protein yields MKFRQIAATVLISAATAFASVFVYSKFQPRQAGPYQNGSDNIPVNYTSYMPGTEHRNITPPTDFSAAAKLAVPGVVHIKTKINPRQVTNNLQRKRSVLEDLFGDDFFGDEFQGGGGGRKYYVPGQMASGSGVLISDDGYIVTNNHVVDDADEITVTLNDYKTYKAKVIGTDPNTDLAVIKVDAKNLPYMLYGNSDEVEIGQWVLAIGYPLNLETTVTAGIVSAKARSIGINKQAKRNAIESFIQTDAAVNQGNSGGALINTAGELIGINSAIASPTGAYAGYSYAIPVNLVKKVVNDIMKYGNVQRAYLGIRYQDPNSIPEEKWGDYGIRRDVNGVVVTDVVTSGAAADAGIQKGDVITGINGVNTPSIPQMTEQIARFKPGDKISISYLRGDKSRTANAVLKNIDGNTSIVKATVIDALGADLVTLEKGDAAKIGIRGGVYVDNISSGVLKKQTNMKPSFIIMKAGDQVVSSVEQLRGILEKQKKVQLEGVYPELNGVYYYNIDLTNSTDF; encoded by the coding sequence ATGAAATTCCGGCAAATTGCGGCAACTGTTCTTATCAGCGCGGCCACTGCCTTTGCCAGCGTGTTTGTTTACAGCAAATTTCAGCCCCGGCAGGCAGGTCCCTATCAAAATGGATCAGACAACATTCCAGTAAACTATACCAGCTACATGCCTGGTACAGAACACAGAAACATTACTCCACCCACCGACTTCTCAGCAGCAGCAAAACTGGCAGTTCCAGGTGTGGTTCACATTAAGACAAAGATCAATCCCCGTCAGGTTACAAACAACCTGCAAAGGAAAAGAAGCGTACTTGAAGACCTCTTCGGTGATGACTTTTTCGGGGACGAATTCCAGGGTGGCGGCGGCGGACGTAAATATTATGTTCCCGGCCAGATGGCTTCCGGCTCCGGTGTACTCATCTCCGACGATGGTTATATCGTGACAAACAATCACGTAGTGGACGATGCGGACGAAATCACCGTTACGCTCAATGACTACAAAACTTACAAAGCAAAAGTGATCGGTACCGATCCAAACACTGACCTCGCGGTGATCAAAGTAGACGCGAAAAACCTGCCTTACATGCTGTATGGCAATTCTGACGAGGTTGAAATTGGTCAGTGGGTGCTTGCTATCGGTTATCCATTAAACCTGGAAACTACCGTAACTGCAGGTATCGTGAGTGCAAAAGCACGTTCTATCGGTATTAACAAACAGGCAAAAAGAAACGCTATCGAATCTTTTATTCAGACAGATGCTGCTGTGAACCAGGGTAACAGTGGTGGTGCATTGATCAATACCGCAGGTGAACTGATTGGTATTAACTCTGCGATCGCCTCTCCTACCGGTGCCTATGCAGGTTACTCTTATGCGATTCCCGTGAACCTGGTGAAGAAAGTGGTAAATGATATCATGAAGTATGGTAATGTACAACGTGCTTACCTCGGTATCAGGTACCAGGATCCGAATTCTATTCCTGAAGAGAAATGGGGTGACTATGGTATAAGAAGAGATGTGAATGGTGTAGTAGTGACAGATGTGGTAACAAGTGGTGCTGCGGCTGATGCAGGTATTCAGAAGGGTGATGTGATCACTGGTATCAATGGTGTGAATACACCTTCTATTCCACAGATGACGGAGCAGATCGCAAGATTCAAACCAGGTGATAAGATCAGTATCAGCTACCTCCGTGGTGATAAATCACGCACAGCGAATGCAGTTCTGAAGAACATTGATGGTAATACCAGTATTGTGAAAGCAACAGTGATCGATGCGCTGGGCGCGGATCTGGTGACACTGGAAAAAGGCGATGCAGCGAAGATCGGTATTCGTGGTGGTGTATATGTAGATAACATCAGCAGTGGTGTACTGAAGAAACAAACGAATATGAAACCTTCTTTTATTATTATGAAAGCAGGAGATCAGGTGGTGAGTTCAGTGGAACAGCTGAGAGGGATATTGGAGAAACAGAAGAAGGTGCAGCTGGAAGGTGTGTATCCTGAGTTGAATGGTGTGTACTATTACAATATTGATTTGACGAATAGTACTGATTTTTAA
- a CDS encoding acyl-CoA reductase translates to MSSTEKVAALVRLGQYLTSNDPALLAVKERAYQANGWFTPEFIDLAISQIAENFLEAAHLNSWINAYPELTKNKPARTVGIVTAGNIPLVGFHDWLCGFVSGHNVRLKLSSKDVILMQHVLDKMKEWHPEWAEQTTVQDMLKNCDAYIATGSNNSSRYFEYYFAQYPHIIRRNRTSVAILTGEETPAELEGLADDISIYFGLGCRNVTKVFVPEGYDFSLLLEAQKKYSYLADHNKYKNNYDYNLALILLNNSPYMSNESMLLQEAPHIFSPISVLNYGYYTDKDTLAAELQANTALQCLVGRGFTPFGTAQQPSLTDYADGVDTLEFLSKL, encoded by the coding sequence ATGAGCAGTACAGAAAAAGTAGCCGCCCTGGTACGTTTAGGTCAATACCTGACAAGCAATGATCCAGCGCTTCTGGCAGTAAAGGAAAGAGCTTACCAGGCTAACGGCTGGTTCACCCCGGAATTCATAGATCTGGCCATCAGCCAGATTGCGGAGAATTTCCTGGAAGCCGCCCACCTCAACAGCTGGATCAATGCCTACCCGGAATTGACTAAGAACAAACCTGCCCGTACAGTGGGCATCGTTACCGCTGGTAACATCCCTCTTGTAGGCTTTCATGACTGGCTCTGCGGTTTCGTGAGCGGCCACAATGTTCGCCTCAAACTGTCATCAAAGGATGTAATACTGATGCAGCATGTGCTGGATAAGATGAAAGAGTGGCACCCTGAATGGGCGGAACAGACTACAGTACAGGATATGTTGAAGAACTGTGACGCTTATATTGCAACAGGCAGCAACAATTCTTCCAGGTATTTCGAGTATTACTTTGCCCAGTATCCGCACATTATTCGCCGGAACCGGACTTCCGTAGCTATCCTCACAGGTGAAGAAACGCCTGCTGAGCTGGAAGGCCTGGCGGACGATATCAGTATTTACTTTGGGCTGGGATGCCGGAATGTAACCAAGGTGTTTGTACCGGAAGGGTATGATTTCAGCCTGTTGCTGGAGGCACAGAAGAAGTATAGTTATCTTGCCGATCATAATAAGTATAAGAATAATTACGACTATAACCTGGCTTTGATCCTGCTGAATAACAGTCCTTATATGTCGAATGAGAGCATGTTATTGCAGGAGGCGCCGCATATTTTCTCGCCAATAAGTGTGCTGAACTATGGGTATTATACCGATAAGGACACGCTGGCGGCGGAGTTGCAGGCGAATACAGCGTTGCAATGCCTGGTAGGAAGAGGGTTTACTCCTTTTGGAACGGCACAGCAACCATCGCTCACGGATTATGCGGATGGAGTGGATACGCTGGAATTTTTGAGTAAGCTATAA
- a CDS encoding 4Fe-4S dicluster domain-containing protein, translating to MAIKITDECINCGACEPECPNNAIYEGGVEWAMADGTTIKGSYVLMDGSSIDADQRNAPIAVDSYYIVPNKCTECQGFHEEPQCAAVCPVDCCVPDEMYQESEEELLAKKEKLHI from the coding sequence ATGGCAATCAAAATAACAGATGAATGTATTAATTGTGGAGCTTGTGAACCTGAGTGCCCTAATAACGCGATCTATGAAGGTGGTGTTGAATGGGCAATGGCCGATGGCACTACGATTAAGGGTTCTTATGTGCTGATGGATGGATCTTCTATCGATGCCGACCAGCGTAACGCTCCTATAGCTGTTGACAGTTATTATATTGTTCCTAATAAATGTACTGAGTGTCAAGGCTTTCACGAAGAGCCACAGTGTGCGGCAGTATGTCCGGTAGACTGTTGTGTACCAGACGAAATGTACCAGGAGTCTGAAGAAGAACTGCTGGCAAAGAAAGAGAAATTACATATTTAA
- a CDS encoding D-alanine--D-alanine ligase has protein sequence MKKNIALVAGGYSGEYVISVQSAVTIEKNLDSSKYNVYKIVITKESWNYTGDDGQAIAVDKNDFSLTIKGQKVTFDAVFIGIHGTPGEDGRLQGYFEMLGIPFTSCGMVTSAMTFNKSYCNKVVAALNVVNVSKSVHIFSNQPYDTKQILAQLKLPVFVKPAEGGSSIGMSKVNTAEELQPAIDKAFKEDVQILIEEFIKGREITCGLYKVNGEINVLPLTEIVSSKEFFDYEAKYTPGMTKEITPAPAPDDVCEQIRNTAKELYNKLNCKGIVRADFIYEEANNRLFFLEVNTMPGQSDNSLVPQQVRAAGKTLQEFYGTLIEECLRK, from the coding sequence ATGAAAAAGAATATCGCCCTTGTTGCCGGCGGATACTCAGGAGAATACGTTATCTCCGTACAAAGTGCCGTAACAATTGAGAAAAACCTGGATAGCAGCAAATACAATGTGTATAAAATTGTTATTACAAAAGAGAGCTGGAATTATACGGGGGACGACGGGCAGGCGATAGCCGTGGATAAGAACGATTTTTCATTGACTATCAAAGGGCAAAAAGTAACTTTTGATGCCGTTTTCATCGGTATTCACGGTACACCTGGCGAAGATGGCCGACTGCAGGGATATTTCGAAATGCTGGGTATTCCATTTACCAGCTGTGGCATGGTCACCTCCGCCATGACTTTCAATAAGAGCTATTGCAACAAAGTAGTGGCAGCCCTGAATGTGGTGAATGTATCCAAATCTGTGCATATCTTCAGTAACCAGCCTTACGATACCAAACAAATATTAGCACAGCTCAAACTGCCTGTATTTGTAAAGCCTGCGGAAGGTGGTAGCAGCATCGGTATGTCTAAAGTAAATACTGCCGAAGAACTGCAACCCGCTATCGACAAGGCTTTCAAAGAAGATGTACAGATCCTGATCGAAGAGTTTATCAAAGGCAGGGAAATAACCTGTGGTTTATATAAAGTGAATGGCGAAATCAACGTTTTGCCGCTGACAGAAATTGTAAGCAGCAAAGAATTCTTTGACTATGAGGCGAAATATACGCCGGGTATGACCAAAGAAATCACCCCTGCCCCAGCACCGGACGACGTGTGTGAGCAGATCAGGAATACCGCCAAAGAACTGTATAACAAATTGAATTGCAAAGGTATTGTGCGTGCAGACTTCATCTATGAAGAGGCAAACAACCGCCTGTTCTTCCTGGAAGTGAACACCATGCCTGGTCAGAGCGATAACAGCCTCGTGCCTCAGCAGGTAAGAGCTGCCGGTAAAACCCTGCAGGAGTTTTACGGCACATTAATTGAAGAGTGCCTGAGGAAATAA
- a CDS encoding PASTA domain-containing protein yields the protein MFNQITKRSFGFNLAVVVGLFLVLGLIFFLLLGVITRHGDTQTVPDVYRKSVKDATKQLEDAGFNVDVRDSIFIDSLPALAVWEQTPAKGAIVKVGRTIYLTINKVVPPMVDMPDLVGLTFRSAEMTLHSRRLNVGDTIYKPDFATNTVLQQLLNGKLVKAGRQVPEGSSITLVLSSGTGSIENPVPDLIGMTFQEAKVTLSGRNLNLGTVMVDPSVTDTANAFVIKQDPMPRNSLQELSMVRAGEVVDIWLSPTAPVKGATDSTKEPQ from the coding sequence GTGTTCAATCAAATTACAAAACGCTCCTTTGGGTTTAACCTGGCCGTTGTGGTAGGGTTGTTCCTGGTACTGGGGCTGATTTTCTTCCTGCTGCTGGGGGTAATTACCAGGCATGGAGATACCCAAACCGTGCCTGACGTATACCGTAAGAGTGTGAAAGACGCTACCAAACAGCTGGAAGATGCTGGGTTTAACGTAGATGTAAGAGACTCCATTTTTATCGATAGTTTGCCTGCCCTGGCTGTATGGGAACAAACCCCCGCAAAAGGTGCGATAGTAAAAGTTGGAAGAACTATTTACCTGACTATCAATAAGGTAGTGCCGCCAATGGTGGACATGCCTGACCTGGTAGGTCTCACTTTCCGTAGTGCTGAAATGACCCTGCATAGCCGCAGGCTGAATGTAGGAGATACAATTTATAAACCGGACTTTGCTACCAATACCGTATTGCAGCAGTTGCTGAATGGTAAACTGGTAAAAGCCGGCAGACAGGTGCCCGAAGGTAGCAGCATCACGCTGGTACTGAGTAGCGGTACAGGTAGTATCGAAAATCCCGTACCGGATCTGATCGGAATGACCTTCCAGGAAGCCAAGGTGACCCTGAGTGGCAGAAACCTGAACCTGGGTACAGTAATGGTAGATCCTTCTGTAACAGACACTGCCAATGCATTTGTGATCAAACAGGATCCGATGCCAAGAAATTCACTGCAGGAGCTGAGCATGGTAAGAGCAGGAGAAGTAGTGGATATCTGGTTGTCGCCTACCGCACCGGTAAAAGGTGCAACTGATTCTACAAAAGAACCGCAATAA
- a CDS encoding rhodanese-like domain-containing protein has product MENITAEELKQRIDNGESLHIVDVREPHEHEEFNIGGILLPLGEIRAMQVDELEDLKDEEVIVYCRSGGRSGQAAMILETMGFQNVKNLTGGMLNWQEKFGK; this is encoded by the coding sequence ATGGAAAATATAACTGCTGAAGAACTGAAACAACGTATTGACAATGGCGAATCCCTGCACATCGTCGATGTAAGGGAACCACATGAACACGAAGAATTTAATATCGGTGGTATCCTATTACCCCTGGGCGAAATCAGAGCCATGCAGGTGGATGAGCTGGAAGATCTGAAGGATGAAGAAGTGATTGTGTATTGCAGAAGCGGAGGCAGAAGCGGCCAGGCAGCAATGATCCTGGAAACAATGGGATTTCAGAATGTAAAGAACCTGACCGGTGGTATGTTGAACTGGCAGGAGAAGTTCGGGAAATAA
- a CDS encoding glutamine amidotransferase-related protein — MKVAILDMYEGVPNEGMRCIREILAAYAVRHSLVLQCDEYEVRIAAQVPDLSYDIYISTGGPGSPLDSEGSEWEHRYFGVMEALMKASKPVLLICHSFQLMCRYLKLGNVCRRRSPAFGVFPVHKTTAGEFEQLPDPFYIVDSRNWQVIGLDHARMDAIGASVLALEKERPHVPLERAAMAIRFGPHMIGTQFHPEADATGMRMYLLQKEKKDQVLTNYGAEKYYSMLEQLSDPDKIMLTYDTLIPAFLDNALSIQS; from the coding sequence ATGAAAGTAGCTATACTTGACATGTATGAAGGCGTTCCGAACGAAGGGATGCGTTGTATCAGGGAAATACTCGCGGCGTATGCTGTGCGTCATTCACTGGTATTGCAGTGTGATGAGTATGAGGTGCGCATCGCTGCCCAGGTACCTGATCTTTCTTACGATATTTATATTTCTACAGGTGGTCCCGGTTCACCGCTGGATAGTGAAGGCAGTGAGTGGGAACACCGTTATTTTGGTGTGATGGAAGCGTTGATGAAAGCTTCAAAGCCGGTGTTATTGATATGTCATTCCTTTCAGCTTATGTGTCGCTATTTGAAGCTCGGAAATGTATGCAGGCGCCGATCACCTGCATTCGGAGTGTTTCCTGTGCATAAGACAACTGCAGGTGAATTTGAACAGCTCCCCGATCCTTTTTACATCGTGGATAGCCGCAACTGGCAGGTGATTGGTTTAGATCATGCACGTATGGATGCAATCGGCGCTTCCGTTTTAGCGCTTGAAAAAGAACGCCCCCATGTACCACTGGAAAGAGCGGCCATGGCGATACGTTTCGGCCCTCATATGATCGGCACACAATTCCACCCGGAGGCTGATGCAACCGGGATGCGGATGTACCTGCTGCAAAAAGAAAAGAAAGACCAGGTGCTCACCAACTATGGTGCGGAAAAATATTACAGCATGCTGGAACAACTTTCAGACCCGGATAAGATCATGCTCACGTATGATACGCTTATTCCTGCATTTCTGGACAATGCCTTATCTATTCAATCATGA
- a CDS encoding carboxylate-amine ligase, whose translation MLRNFTLGIEEEYMVMDPRTLELCSHEQKIVEQAHKVIPEKVKAEFHQAVVEVGTHICANIDEARADVAHLRKTVAQIAGDLGYSIGASGTHPFSKWEAQLITDHPRYFEIVNEMQDAARSNLIFGLHVHVGMENREMALHIANSVRYFLPHVFALSTNSPFWEGRNTGFKSYRVKVFDKFPRTGIPDYFASIGEYDRYIQLLVKTKCIDNARKVWWDLRVHPFYDTVEFRICDVPLTLQETCTIAAIFQALCAKIYKLRMQNLNFIIYNRALVNENKWRASRYGIDGNLIDFGKEAEVNTRSLIFELLEFVDDVVDELGSRHYIEHTREILQNGTGADKQLAVFNENKNMHSVADFIIKQFLKDC comes from the coding sequence ATGCTCCGGAATTTCACACTAGGCATTGAAGAAGAATACATGGTCATGGACCCTCGGACGCTCGAGTTATGCTCCCATGAACAGAAAATTGTAGAACAGGCCCACAAAGTCATCCCGGAAAAAGTAAAAGCCGAATTTCATCAGGCAGTCGTAGAAGTCGGCACCCACATTTGTGCAAACATCGACGAGGCCCGTGCAGATGTAGCACACCTTCGCAAAACGGTGGCACAGATTGCCGGCGACCTGGGATATAGTATCGGCGCCTCCGGTACTCATCCCTTTTCCAAATGGGAAGCCCAGCTCATCACAGACCATCCCCGGTATTTCGAAATTGTGAATGAAATGCAGGACGCTGCCAGATCGAACCTGATCTTTGGGCTGCATGTGCATGTGGGAATGGAGAACAGGGAAATGGCCCTGCATATCGCGAATTCTGTGCGTTATTTTTTGCCACACGTATTTGCCCTAAGTACCAACTCTCCTTTCTGGGAAGGTCGGAATACAGGCTTTAAATCATACAGGGTAAAGGTATTCGATAAGTTTCCCCGTACTGGTATCCCTGATTATTTTGCCAGTATCGGAGAATACGACCGCTATATACAGTTACTTGTCAAGACCAAGTGTATTGACAACGCCCGCAAGGTATGGTGGGACCTCCGTGTACATCCTTTTTACGATACGGTAGAATTCCGGATCTGCGATGTGCCGCTCACCCTGCAGGAAACCTGTACCATTGCTGCCATCTTCCAGGCACTCTGTGCAAAGATCTATAAACTGCGCATGCAGAACCTGAACTTTATTATCTACAACCGCGCACTGGTCAATGAAAATAAATGGAGAGCCAGCCGCTATGGTATAGATGGCAACCTCATTGACTTTGGTAAAGAAGCGGAAGTCAATACCCGTTCACTCATTTTTGAACTGCTGGAGTTTGTAGATGATGTGGTCGATGAACTGGGTAGCCGTCATTATATCGAGCATACAAGAGAAATACTGCAGAATGGCACTGGTGCTGACAAACAACTGGCTGTTTTCAATGAAAACAAAAACATGCACAGTGTGGCGGACTTCATTATTAAACAATTTCTCAAAGACTGCTAG
- a CDS encoding alpha/beta hydrolase-fold protein: MHEQYYKWKSPHLGREFEMLVFGEEGYPLILFPTSMGRHYEHKERGLIHALQWFIDHQLIRVYCPDSIDARSWYNKQVSPAQRTLNHIAYDNMLRHEVLERVIYETGVHRVALAGCSFGGYHASNFAFRYPEQVSYLFSLSGIFDITSRLDGHYDDNVYFNNPMDYMRDNPREALWRMGIILGVADEDIARNQNERMSGILAHKGISHWLDVRPNQKHDWPVWNEMLPYYLSLIK, encoded by the coding sequence ATGCATGAACAATATTACAAATGGAAATCCCCTCATCTCGGCCGTGAATTCGAGATGCTGGTATTCGGAGAGGAAGGCTATCCCCTCATCCTCTTCCCTACCTCTATGGGGCGCCATTATGAACATAAGGAAAGAGGCCTAATTCATGCATTACAATGGTTCATCGACCATCAGCTCATTCGGGTCTATTGCCCTGATAGTATAGATGCCCGAAGCTGGTATAACAAACAGGTCTCCCCTGCCCAACGCACGCTCAATCACATTGCTTACGACAACATGCTGCGGCATGAGGTGCTGGAAAGGGTCATATACGAAACCGGCGTTCACCGCGTAGCCTTAGCCGGCTGCAGTTTTGGTGGGTACCATGCCTCCAACTTTGCCTTCCGCTACCCGGAGCAGGTATCTTACCTCTTTAGCCTCAGCGGCATTTTTGATATTACCTCCCGCCTGGATGGTCATTATGATGATAATGTCTATTTCAATAATCCCATGGATTACATGCGCGACAATCCGCGCGAGGCCCTCTGGCGCATGGGAATTATACTAGGCGTAGCCGACGAAGATATAGCCCGTAACCAGAATGAACGGATGTCAGGGATACTCGCTCACAAAGGCATCAGCCACTGGCTGGATGTAAGGCCCAATCAAAAACATGACTGGCCCGTATGGAACGAAATGTTACCATATTACCTTTCCCTTATAAAATAA
- a CDS encoding carboxypeptidase regulatory-like domain-containing protein — MGCKKLLLTFIVLLSVCYSFAQVTTSAVTGLVKDAKGEGLIGATVKAIHVPTGTVYGTTTQAGGRYTIPNMRVGGPYTVTITYIGYQEQNIKDLYLSLGTALTQNVKLEDGSKSLNEVTITGQKSSIISSNRTGTQTNISQRQLTELPTVGRSIQDFARLTPQAVATYSSSNGSPLGISFAGQSNKFNSFTVDGANANDAFGLTATGTNGGQANVNAVPLESVQEVQIVLSPYDVTQSNFTGGGINAVTKSGTNQFHGSAYFLNQNQGLVGHNVQSDVKYATYNNTTWGASLGGPIVKNKAFFFVNAERNDYKTPLPYNPADAGSGSKFSTARLDSIRNYLMTNYGYDPGSYTDISSKGYATSVFARIDWNISDKHKLTLRHSYVDGSNYVISRTATTMTFGNSGYYMLSTTNSSVAELNSNFNATTSNVLRVTYNRIRDRRNTSAFPSIYLTESSLNYNAGADYSSARNSLGQDNFTIVDNLTIQKKKHTLTFGTDNQFFNTNNVFLQYYYGYYTYRSLSALLANSAAPSSYGISYSAKGGDDVAPGKIHAGQFSVYGQDVWDINDRFRLTYGVRIDLPVFFNKPDANTGFNSSDLAAKYNVQNNVVPKSKLLFAPRVAFNYDVNGDGTTQLRGGVGLFTGRVPLVWISNAYSNTGVAFTKFSGTPDASVRFNYDPSDVHLGAYIPTTTAAPTEVDVTDKNFKYPQVLRGNLAIDQKLPWWGLIGTIEGLYTKTINNIAYQNLNVGDQQGTVTVGNTTRPWYNFTRANSSYTDVIYLKNTSKGYAYNFTFQIQKPLDHGWAGSIAYTYGKSTSVNDGTSSTAYSNWRFAYNQNGLNNVGEARANYDPGHRVVAFASKTFRYAKNHMSTTVGLVYQGYTGQRYSFLYNYNLTGDDASGKTGSSSLAYLPTDASQFANLTVNGATVTPDQQLADFKDFASHNKYLQDNLGKNTVRNGARMPWESHFDLKIAQDFILKNTHRLEVGFDVLNVANLLNRNWGWGYYLGNQSVSLFSIVSQTQNPTFTFDKTKMNNINGILRPYTVSDYLSRWRGQLSVRYNF; from the coding sequence ATGGGATGTAAAAAACTACTGTTAACATTCATTGTCTTGCTTAGCGTTTGCTATTCTTTCGCGCAGGTAACAACAAGTGCTGTTACCGGTCTGGTGAAAGATGCAAAGGGGGAGGGCCTGATTGGGGCCACAGTTAAAGCCATTCACGTTCCAACCGGAACCGTTTATGGTACCACAACACAAGCGGGAGGTCGTTACACCATTCCCAACATGCGTGTAGGGGGTCCTTACACCGTTACAATTACCTATATAGGCTATCAGGAACAAAACATTAAAGATCTGTATCTGAGCCTGGGTACTGCATTGACCCAAAACGTAAAACTTGAAGATGGTAGCAAATCGCTGAACGAGGTAACTATTACCGGTCAAAAAAGCAGCATTATCAGTTCAAACCGTACTGGTACACAGACCAACATCAGCCAGCGCCAGCTGACTGAGTTGCCAACTGTAGGCCGTAGCATCCAGGATTTCGCCCGTTTGACACCGCAGGCAGTTGCTACTTACAGCAGCTCGAACGGTAGCCCACTGGGTATTTCCTTTGCAGGTCAGAGCAACAAATTCAACTCATTCACTGTGGATGGTGCGAATGCAAATGACGCATTTGGTCTGACTGCTACAGGTACCAATGGTGGTCAGGCGAATGTAAACGCTGTTCCACTGGAATCGGTACAGGAAGTACAGATTGTACTGTCTCCATATGATGTTACCCAGAGTAACTTCACGGGTGGTGGTATCAACGCTGTTACCAAATCAGGTACTAACCAGTTCCACGGTTCGGCTTATTTCCTGAACCAGAACCAGGGTCTGGTAGGTCACAACGTACAGAGCGATGTGAAATACGCTACTTATAATAATACAACATGGGGTGCCAGCTTAGGTGGTCCTATCGTTAAGAATAAAGCATTCTTCTTCGTAAACGCTGAAAGAAACGACTACAAAACGCCGCTGCCTTACAATCCGGCAGATGCAGGTTCAGGTTCTAAATTCAGCACTGCGAGACTGGATTCTATCCGTAACTACCTGATGACCAACTATGGTTACGATCCAGGAAGCTACACTGATATCAGTTCTAAAGGTTATGCGACTTCGGTATTCGCACGTATCGACTGGAACATCAGCGACAAGCATAAGCTGACCCTGCGTCATAGCTATGTAGATGGTAGCAACTACGTAATTTCACGTACTGCCACTACTATGACCTTTGGTAACAGCGGTTACTACATGCTCAGCACTACTAACTCTTCTGTAGCTGAACTGAACAGTAACTTCAATGCAACAACATCCAACGTGCTGCGTGTGACTTACAACCGTATCCGCGACAGACGTAATACATCTGCATTCCCTTCTATTTACCTTACAGAAAGCAGTCTGAACTACAATGCTGGTGCTGACTATTCTTCTGCACGTAACTCACTCGGTCAGGACAACTTCACTATCGTGGACAACCTGACTATCCAGAAGAAGAAGCACACCCTGACCTTTGGTACTGACAACCAGTTCTTCAACACGAACAACGTGTTCCTGCAGTACTACTATGGTTATTACACTTACAGAAGCTTGAGTGCTTTGCTGGCTAACTCAGCTGCACCATCTTCATATGGTATCAGCTACTCTGCCAAGGGTGGTGATGACGTAGCTCCGGGTAAGATCCACGCAGGTCAGTTCAGCGTATATGGCCAGGATGTATGGGATATCAATGACAGGTTCCGCCTGACTTATGGTGTTCGTATTGATCTGCCTGTATTCTTCAACAAACCTGATGCAAACACCGGCTTCAACTCTTCTGATCTGGCAGCTAAATACAACGTACAGAACAACGTAGTTCCTAAGTCTAAACTGCTGTTTGCACCAAGAGTTGCCTTCAACTACGATGTTAATGGCGATGGTACTACCCAGCTGAGAGGTGGTGTTGGTCTGTTCACTGGTCGTGTGCCACTGGTATGGATCTCTAACGCTTACTCTAACACAGGTGTTGCCTTCACTAAATTCAGTGGTACACCTGATGCTTCTGTTCGTTTCAACTACGATCCATCTGACGTACACCTGGGTGCTTATATCCCAACTACTACGGCTGCGCCAACTGAAGTTGACGTTACTGACAAGAACTTCAAATATCCTCAGGTACTGCGTGGTAACCTGGCTATCGACCAGAAACTGCCATGGTGGGGTCTGATTGGTACCATCGAAGGTCTATATACCAAGACTATCAACAACATCGCTTATCAGAACCTGAACGTAGGTGACCAGCAAGGTACTGTGACTGTAGGTAACACTACCCGTCCATGGTACAACTTCACCCGCGCAAACAGCAGCTATACTGACGTAATCTACCTGAAAAACACCAGCAAGGGTTACGCTTATAACTTTACTTTCCAGATCCAGAAACCTCTGGACCATGGATGGGCTGGTAGCATCGCGTATACTTATGGTAAATCTACCTCAGTAAACGATGGTACTTCTTCTACCGCTTATTCTAACTGGCGTTTTGCTTACAACCAGAACGGTCTGAATAACGTAGGCGAAGCTCGTGCTAACTACGATCCAGGTCACCGTGTAGTTGCTTTTGCAAGCAAGACTTTCCGTTATGCTAAGAACCACATGAGCACTACTGTTGGTCTGGTTTACCAGGGTTACACTGGTCAGCGCTACTCATTCCTGTATAACTATAACCTGACAGGTGATGATGCTTCCGGTAAAACCGGTTCTTCGAGCTTAGCTTATCTGCCTACAGATGCAAGCCAGTTTGCAAACCTGACAGTAAATGGTGCAACTGTTACTCCTGATCAGCAGCTGGCTGACTTCAAGGATTTTGCTTCTCATAACAAATACCTGCAGGATAACCTGGGCAAGAACACTGTTCGTAACGGTGCAAGAATGCCATGGGAAAGTCACTTCGACCTGAAGATCGCCCAAGACTTCATCCTGAAAAACACACACAGACTGGAAGTTGGTTTCGACGTTCTGAACGTTGCTAACCTCCTGAACCGTAACTGGGGTTGGGGTTACTACCTCGGTAACCAGTCAGTGTCTCTGTTCAGCATAGTATCTCAGACACAGAACCCAACATTCACCTTTGATAAAACAAAGATGAACAACATCAACGGTATCCTGAGACCATACACAGTGAGCGACTACCTGTCACGCTGGAGAGGTCAGTTGAGTGTTCGTTATAACTTCTAA